From a single Planctomicrobium piriforme genomic region:
- a CDS encoding SufE family protein, with protein sequence MSTAIDMTIEELYEEFEFLGDWEERCDFLIDLGFELPQLPDEAKIEANRVHGCQSNVWLVAELNETVDPPVVEFLANSDAMIVNGLIAVLETIYNGKTPEQILRTDINSIFRRLELDRHLSSQRRNGLFGMVTRVRDFAVEAQARLDAGKSN encoded by the coding sequence TTGTCGACCGCAATAGACATGACGATCGAAGAACTCTACGAGGAATTCGAATTTCTCGGCGATTGGGAAGAGCGTTGCGATTTCCTGATCGACCTGGGCTTCGAGCTTCCGCAGCTTCCCGACGAAGCCAAGATCGAGGCCAATCGGGTGCATGGCTGTCAGAGCAACGTCTGGCTCGTGGCCGAGCTGAATGAAACAGTCGACCCGCCTGTCGTCGAGTTTCTGGCCAACAGCGACGCGATGATCGTCAACGGGCTGATTGCCGTCCTGGAGACGATCTATAACGGCAAGACTCCGGAACAAATTCTGCGAACCGACATCAACAGCATTTTCCGGCGTCTCGAACTCGACCGTCATCTCAGTTCGCAGCGACGTAACGGGCTGTTTGGCATGGTGACTCGAGTTCGGGATTTTGCCGTCGAAGCCCAGGCTCGACTGGACGCCGGCAAGTCCAACTGA
- a CDS encoding sensor histidine kinase, with protein MAIYFRRRSKIHLPITLSVSLMALNVTLMVCWIIILAKGSWWTTLAIGVVAFTMILAGLSVWLVLTLKEINLNNRQANFVDSVTHELKSPIAALQLYLETLSLRHLSDEKRNEFHGIMAGELQRLDKLINQLLEVGRLDAIGESEEPQDILLQPLIEQFVDNACMQWNVTREDAFRLDLQPVVIRAGKIVMDLILTNLIENAVKYAGDPPEVQIQLKRVGKNRVQLRITNNGLGVPHEDRKKIFQIFYRGGSELERRRKGTGLGLYIVHTLVKKMRGRVTVHDRHDGLPGCTFELELPGRVDPPQALPLQKQPAAAPSL; from the coding sequence TTGGCTATTTACTTTCGCCGTCGCAGTAAAATTCATCTGCCGATTACGCTCAGCGTCAGCCTGATGGCGCTGAATGTGACGCTGATGGTCTGCTGGATCATCATTCTCGCCAAAGGATCATGGTGGACGACGCTGGCGATCGGGGTGGTCGCGTTCACGATGATTCTGGCCGGCCTCTCCGTATGGCTGGTGCTGACGCTCAAGGAAATCAATCTCAACAACCGTCAGGCGAACTTCGTCGACAGCGTGACGCACGAACTGAAGTCCCCCATCGCGGCGTTGCAGCTGTACCTCGAAACGCTGTCGCTACGGCATTTGAGCGATGAAAAGCGGAATGAGTTTCATGGCATCATGGCAGGCGAGCTGCAGCGGCTCGACAAGCTCATCAACCAACTGCTGGAAGTGGGCCGGCTCGACGCCATCGGGGAGAGCGAAGAGCCGCAGGACATCCTGCTGCAACCGTTGATCGAGCAGTTTGTCGACAACGCCTGCATGCAGTGGAACGTCACACGGGAAGACGCGTTTCGACTGGACCTGCAGCCGGTGGTGATTCGGGCGGGCAAGATCGTGATGGATCTGATTCTCACCAATCTGATCGAGAACGCGGTGAAGTACGCAGGCGATCCACCGGAAGTTCAGATTCAGTTGAAACGGGTCGGCAAGAATCGCGTGCAACTGCGGATTACGAATAACGGGCTGGGGGTTCCCCACGAAGACCGCAAGAAGATCTTTCAGATTTTCTATCGCGGCGGCAGCGAACTCGAACGCCGCCGGAAAGGAACCGGCCTGGGACTGTATATCGTCCACACTCTGGTCAAGAAAATGCGAGGACGAGTGACCGTCCATGACCGCCACGACGGCCTGCCTGGCTGCACCTTCGAACTCGAACTCCCCGGCCGAGTCGACCCGCCGCAAGCTCTCCCGTTGCAGAAGCAACCCGCTGCCGCCCCATCGCTGTGA
- a CDS encoding vWA domain-containing protein: MSFLAPLYLLAGLAIGLPIAFHMIRRSPQGRQVFSSVMFLTPDPPRMTKRSRIEDWLLLLLRAAAICLLAVAFARPFLRAQDQLPDARAQGRRLAVLLDVSASMRRDECWTQAQQAVQKILNDLNPADSFSLTTFAADEQELITADEWAQLPPESRIQTVKERLAAMTPGWLATATGKALISTAERLEENDQKGQGKLVILISDMQAGSGWEALNGFSWPEDVSVRLVPVQPPDPSNAALQLVADERRAPGVVRLRVANAPNSTGDAFQIGWRDPFAAAATRTDLPAISVSVTPGQSRVIQSPAGDANQPSGVLLLTGDAAPFDNACYVVTRSVEQLRILYLGDTGKESGPNDLRFFLPPMFPATPYRSVEIIDWKEGNQPPDPEQRGFTWLIIGDEPTAEQAAWIKNWLQQGGSALFVARNAAQASAVYGLLGLPPATVEEADSTNYAMLQKIDFQHSALRQFDDPRYSDFTKLRFWKHRMFPAESLPELKVLAAFDDGSPALAQLSVQQGTLTLLASGWNRDDSDLAVSTKFVPLMNALLDEVAPTTSLRQQKTVGDELLMSEFELKGETAAIQIGNETQTLPIKDRFLIAQPGLYRIAETAEQLATDKAIIVAANLSPEESRTEPFPPDLLTAAGVQLESSESARNGAQQLTPEQQRQLMNHELESRQQWWRWLVVGALAVLFLESVLAAWKGRSREAAVATT, from the coding sequence ATGAGTTTCCTCGCACCGCTCTACCTGCTGGCCGGACTGGCGATTGGTTTGCCGATCGCCTTTCACATGATTCGTCGTTCTCCGCAGGGACGGCAGGTCTTCAGCAGCGTGATGTTTCTCACTCCCGATCCGCCGCGCATGACCAAACGCAGCCGGATCGAAGACTGGCTGTTGCTGTTGCTCAGGGCCGCTGCCATTTGTCTGTTGGCGGTTGCTTTTGCGCGGCCGTTTCTGCGAGCACAGGATCAACTGCCCGACGCTCGGGCTCAGGGACGACGATTAGCGGTGCTGCTCGATGTTTCGGCCAGCATGCGGCGGGATGAATGCTGGACTCAAGCTCAGCAGGCAGTCCAGAAGATCTTGAACGACCTCAATCCGGCCGACAGTTTCTCACTGACGACGTTTGCTGCTGACGAACAGGAGTTGATCACCGCGGACGAATGGGCTCAGCTTCCGCCGGAGTCACGAATACAGACCGTCAAGGAACGTCTAGCTGCCATGACGCCCGGCTGGCTGGCGACGGCCACAGGCAAGGCTCTGATCTCGACGGCAGAACGGCTGGAGGAGAACGATCAGAAAGGACAGGGTAAACTCGTTATTCTGATTTCCGACATGCAGGCCGGCAGCGGGTGGGAAGCACTCAACGGCTTCTCATGGCCGGAAGACGTTTCGGTTCGACTTGTCCCCGTGCAGCCGCCTGATCCCTCGAATGCAGCCCTGCAACTCGTTGCTGATGAACGTCGCGCACCGGGCGTCGTCCGCTTGCGAGTTGCAAACGCCCCGAATTCGACAGGCGATGCCTTTCAAATTGGCTGGCGCGACCCATTCGCCGCTGCGGCCACCAGAACTGATCTTCCGGCCATTTCTGTCAGCGTCACGCCGGGCCAAAGCCGCGTCATCCAATCTCCCGCCGGAGATGCGAACCAGCCGTCTGGCGTGTTGCTGCTCACCGGCGACGCCGCTCCCTTCGACAATGCGTGCTATGTCGTCACCCGCAGCGTTGAGCAATTGCGAATCCTCTATCTGGGCGACACCGGCAAAGAAAGCGGACCAAACGATCTGCGGTTCTTCTTGCCGCCGATGTTCCCGGCGACCCCTTATCGCAGCGTTGAAATCATTGACTGGAAAGAAGGGAATCAGCCCCCCGATCCGGAGCAGCGCGGCTTTACCTGGCTGATCATCGGTGACGAGCCGACTGCCGAACAGGCGGCCTGGATCAAGAACTGGCTGCAGCAGGGGGGCTCGGCATTGTTTGTCGCCCGCAACGCCGCTCAGGCGTCGGCGGTGTATGGCCTGCTGGGATTGCCCCCCGCGACAGTCGAAGAGGCTGACTCCACGAATTACGCCATGCTGCAGAAGATCGACTTCCAGCACTCAGCGCTGCGGCAGTTCGACGACCCGCGCTATTCCGACTTCACGAAACTGCGATTCTGGAAACACCGGATGTTCCCGGCGGAGTCGCTACCGGAATTGAAGGTGCTGGCGGCGTTTGATGACGGCAGCCCGGCCCTGGCACAACTGTCTGTGCAGCAGGGGACGCTGACTCTGCTTGCCTCAGGCTGGAATCGGGACGACAGTGACCTGGCGGTTTCCACCAAGTTCGTCCCGTTGATGAATGCCCTGCTGGATGAGGTTGCGCCGACGACCTCGTTGCGGCAGCAAAAGACGGTCGGTGACGAACTCCTGATGAGCGAATTCGAACTCAAAGGGGAGACGGCGGCGATTCAAATCGGAAACGAAACGCAGACCCTCCCGATCAAGGATCGCTTTCTCATCGCACAACCTGGGCTGTACCGGATTGCCGAAACCGCCGAACAATTGGCAACAGATAAAGCGATCATCGTCGCGGCGAACCTGTCGCCTGAGGAATCGCGCACAGAGCCGTTCCCGCCAGACCTGCTGACAGCCGCAGGCGTCCAACTGGAATCATCCGAATCCGCTCGCAATGGCGCCCAGCAACTCACTCCAGAACAACAGCGTCAACTGATGAACCATGAACTCGAGTCGCGTCAACAATGGTGGCGCTGGCTGGTGGTAGGAGCCCTGGCGGTGCTGTTCCTGGAATCAGTGCTTGCAGCCTGGAAGGGCCGCTCCAGAGAAGCGGCAGTCGCAACGACGTGA
- a CDS encoding aminotransferase class V-fold PLP-dependent enzyme — protein MFDPVQVRSQFPIFQQTLPKGLPVTFLDSAASAQKPQTVIDAERRVYETHYANAYRGVYRFGAQIDDELEASRDAVRMLLGAERVEEVIFTAGTTLALNMVAFGWGRKHLKAGDEILLNLMEHHANLVPWQQVAKQTGANIRYLPLTPQGELDLTRLDEFLNPRTKIVSVTAMSNVLGTLNPIRKLADRAHDMGAVLVVDAAQSVPHGIVDVVQQGIDFLAFSGHKLYGPTGVGVLYGRRDLLNRMDPIIFGGHMIEQVHLHESSWAHLPAKFEAGTIPIVQAIALKTAIDFVDGLGFDAIHAHEQDLVNYAWQELHQIPGLKVYGPPPDRRGAILSFSIARAHPEDLAQLLDRKGVFVRHGHHCTMPLHAWLEVPATVRASFGVYNTREDVDRLRDALLFAREKLRLKAV, from the coding sequence ATGTTTGACCCCGTGCAGGTCCGCAGCCAGTTTCCAATCTTTCAGCAGACGCTGCCCAAGGGGTTGCCGGTCACTTTTCTCGATAGCGCCGCTTCGGCCCAAAAGCCGCAAACGGTCATCGACGCCGAACGCCGCGTGTACGAGACGCATTACGCGAACGCCTATCGCGGGGTCTACCGCTTCGGCGCGCAGATCGACGACGAGCTTGAAGCCAGCCGCGATGCCGTCCGCATGCTCCTCGGGGCCGAACGCGTCGAAGAAGTCATCTTCACAGCGGGCACGACGCTCGCCCTGAACATGGTCGCCTTCGGCTGGGGCCGCAAGCACCTCAAGGCAGGCGACGAAATCCTGCTCAACCTGATGGAGCACCACGCCAACCTTGTCCCCTGGCAACAGGTGGCGAAGCAGACCGGCGCGAACATCCGCTACCTGCCGCTGACGCCGCAAGGCGAACTCGATCTCACGCGGCTCGACGAGTTCCTCAATCCCCGTACAAAAATCGTCTCCGTCACCGCCATGTCGAACGTGTTGGGCACTCTCAACCCGATTCGCAAACTCGCGGACCGTGCCCACGACATGGGCGCGGTGCTGGTTGTCGACGCGGCCCAAAGCGTCCCGCACGGCATCGTCGATGTTGTGCAGCAGGGGATCGATTTCCTGGCCTTTTCCGGACACAAGCTATACGGACCGACCGGCGTCGGCGTCCTCTATGGCCGCCGCGACCTGCTCAACCGCATGGACCCGATCATCTTCGGCGGGCACATGATCGAACAGGTGCATCTGCACGAGTCCTCCTGGGCACACCTGCCGGCCAAGTTCGAAGCAGGCACCATCCCGATCGTGCAGGCCATCGCCCTCAAGACCGCCATCGACTTCGTCGACGGACTTGGCTTCGACGCGATTCACGCTCACGAGCAAGACCTCGTCAATTATGCCTGGCAAGAACTGCATCAGATCCCCGGCCTCAAGGTTTATGGTCCGCCGCCCGATCGCCGCGGAGCGATCCTGAGTTTCTCGATCGCCCGCGCACATCCCGAAGACCTGGCCCAGTTGCTCGACCGCAAAGGGGTCTTCGTCCGTCATGGTCATCACTGCACGATGCCGCTGCATGCCTGGCTGGAAGTTCCCGCCACCGTGCGGGCAAGCTTCGGCGTCTACAACACCCGTGAAGATGTCGACCGCCTGCGCGATGCTTTGCTGTTTGCCCGCGAGAAACTGCGACTCAAGGCGGTGTAG
- a CDS encoding DUF309 domain-containing protein, whose translation MASKKADLEKEPTGREKRGSDKDKNVPLEVQRGVRFVRLLPAAEMPRYTHVPGSGTPHPYRDPRGHSYNKRPQNPKGLKEAQWAENRSYLMALDYFNLGFYWEAHDEWERLLRATGADTLCGLFVKGLVKMAAAGIKVREESIHGVRRHAASAGEVFADVAAESDQDKFCGLSFTLLQFAADRAAQLAYPTALEPGRPLRVFPFLLIPEPVPLI comes from the coding sequence ATGGCCAGTAAAAAAGCGGACCTCGAAAAAGAACCGACCGGTCGCGAAAAACGCGGTTCGGACAAAGACAAGAACGTCCCCCTGGAAGTCCAGCGAGGCGTCCGCTTCGTCCGGCTGTTGCCGGCGGCGGAAATGCCCCGTTACACGCATGTGCCGGGCTCCGGCACTCCGCACCCGTACCGCGATCCGCGGGGGCATAGCTACAACAAGCGGCCGCAGAATCCCAAAGGGCTCAAGGAAGCCCAATGGGCCGAAAACCGCAGCTATTTAATGGCGCTCGATTACTTCAATCTGGGCTTCTACTGGGAAGCCCATGATGAGTGGGAGCGCCTGCTCCGCGCGACCGGTGCCGACACCCTGTGCGGGCTGTTCGTCAAAGGTCTCGTGAAGATGGCCGCCGCAGGCATCAAGGTCCGCGAAGAAAGCATCCACGGCGTGCGCCGCCATGCCGCCTCGGCCGGGGAAGTCTTCGCTGATGTCGCCGCCGAGTCCGATCAGGACAAGTTCTGCGGCTTGAGCTTCACACTACTGCAGTTTGCCGCCGACCGGGCTGCTCAACTCGCCTACCCGACGGCCCTCGAACCAGGACGCCCGTTACGCGTCTTTCCGTTCCTGCTGATTCCCGAGCCAGTGCCCCTCATCTGA
- a CDS encoding 3'-5' exonuclease — MAPASSVQYLIFDVEAVGDGDLISRVKYASDGLTGPEALRRFRDELIEQTGRDVLPPTFVLPISVAVAKVSADFQLLDLAVLDEPKFRPHVITHGFWHGWRHYGRPTLVTFNGRGYDLPVLELAAFRYGISLPDWFNTNAPTYEQARNRYNKTSHIDMMDLFGNFGASRMTGGLNLLANLIGKPGKSGIDGSQVQDLYDSGHSLDVNNYCRCDVLDTYFVFLRSRVLQGQIPLSREQELVELARKWLEERAAAVPAFQHYLSEWGDWSPPGEDERVAPGIE; from the coding sequence ATGGCCCCTGCTTCCAGCGTGCAGTACCTGATCTTCGACGTCGAAGCGGTGGGGGACGGAGATTTGATCTCACGGGTGAAGTACGCCAGCGACGGTCTCACCGGCCCGGAAGCGCTGCGGCGGTTTCGCGACGAACTGATTGAACAGACTGGCCGCGATGTGCTGCCGCCGACGTTCGTGCTGCCGATCTCGGTTGCCGTCGCGAAAGTCTCGGCCGACTTTCAATTGCTGGACCTGGCGGTCCTCGACGAGCCGAAGTTTCGACCCCATGTCATCACGCACGGTTTCTGGCATGGCTGGCGGCATTACGGCCGGCCGACGCTGGTGACGTTCAATGGGCGGGGCTACGACCTGCCGGTCCTCGAACTGGCGGCGTTTCGCTATGGGATCTCGCTACCCGACTGGTTCAACACCAACGCACCGACCTACGAACAGGCCCGCAATCGGTACAACAAGACGTCGCATATCGACATGATGGACCTGTTCGGGAATTTCGGGGCCAGTCGCATGACCGGCGGGCTGAACCTGTTGGCGAATCTGATCGGCAAACCAGGCAAGTCAGGCATCGACGGCTCGCAGGTGCAGGATCTCTACGATTCCGGACATTCTTTAGATGTGAACAACTATTGCCGCTGCGACGTGCTGGACACTTATTTTGTGTTCCTGAGATCCCGGGTGCTGCAGGGGCAGATTCCCCTCTCTCGGGAGCAGGAATTGGTCGAGCTCGCCAGAAAGTGGCTGGAAGAACGTGCCGCGGCAGTCCCGGCGTTCCAGCACTATCTGAGCGAATGGGGAGACTGGTCGCCGCCAGGAGAAGATGAGAGAGTGGCGCCAGGAATAGAGTAA
- a CDS encoding DUF58 domain-containing protein — protein sequence MPQWIHCNLLSAKGSMMASARSAPPVAGYPPASFIDPVTLMQIQSLELRAKAVVEGFFTGLHRSPYHGFSVEFTEYRQYVPGDDLRYLDWRLYARSDRYYIKRFEDETNLLCHLLVDNSRSMSYGSLPYTKADYGKTLAGTLAYFLHSQRDAVGLFRFSSDVDEYLPPRYRAGHLRRVLISLDQQPQGTSTGIVAALERVAEVVRRRGLFVLITDFLAPLDQLESRLGYLRATGNEVAAFQIVDPAELDFPFTESALFVDAETGREVYVDPQVGRKQYQQKFEKHQNDVAQCCERLGVQLTRLTTDTPLEQALAEFLRTRVRVTQTRRK from the coding sequence GTGCCGCAGTGGATCCACTGCAACCTGTTGTCGGCCAAGGGGAGCATGATGGCCTCTGCCCGTTCCGCGCCGCCTGTTGCCGGTTATCCGCCTGCGTCATTCATCGATCCGGTGACGCTGATGCAGATTCAGTCTCTCGAACTGCGAGCCAAGGCGGTGGTAGAAGGCTTTTTCACCGGGCTGCACCGCAGCCCTTACCACGGCTTTTCGGTCGAGTTCACCGAGTACCGGCAGTATGTCCCCGGCGACGATCTGCGATATCTCGACTGGCGGCTCTATGCCCGCAGCGACCGCTACTACATCAAACGCTTTGAAGACGAAACAAATCTGCTGTGCCATCTGCTGGTCGATAACAGCCGTTCGATGTCGTACGGATCACTGCCGTATACGAAGGCGGATTACGGCAAGACGCTGGCCGGCACGCTCGCCTACTTTCTGCATTCGCAGCGGGACGCCGTCGGACTGTTCCGCTTCTCATCCGACGTGGATGAATATCTGCCGCCGCGGTATCGCGCGGGGCATTTGCGGCGCGTGCTCATCAGTCTCGACCAGCAGCCGCAGGGAACCAGTACCGGCATCGTTGCCGCACTCGAACGGGTGGCCGAAGTGGTCCGCCGTCGCGGGTTGTTCGTGCTGATTACCGATTTCCTCGCCCCCCTCGATCAACTCGAATCGCGCCTCGGCTATCTTCGGGCGACCGGCAATGAAGTCGCCGCCTTTCAGATTGTCGACCCTGCCGAACTCGACTTCCCATTCACCGAATCGGCACTGTTCGTGGATGCGGAGACCGGTCGCGAAGTCTATGTCGATCCGCAAGTCGGACGAAAACAGTACCAGCAGAAATTCGAGAAGCACCAGAACGACGTCGCCCAGTGCTGCGAGCGTCTCGGCGTGCAACTGACCCGACTCACCACCGACACCCCGCTCGAACAAGCATTGGCCGAATTCCTGCGAACCCGAGTGCGAGTGACACAAACGAGACGCAAATAA
- the metW gene encoding methionine biosynthesis protein MetW, with amino-acid sequence MPDPRSAVTNEVIINQIERGSRVLDLGCGDARLLERLRDEHACTVLGVERDEDAFVHAIERGVPILQADLNRGLATLPGQCFDYAVLSQTLQQIGKPLELLHDIFRIAHRALVVVPNFAHWRIRLQVTLQGRAPVTDHLPYEWYESPNVHFLSMLDFRELAQRGNFRIVKEIPIIGDRAVDRALFANLRAHSALYVLERAATP; translated from the coding sequence ATGCCTGACCCGCGTTCGGCGGTCACCAATGAGGTGATCATCAACCAGATCGAGCGCGGCTCGCGCGTTCTCGACCTGGGTTGCGGTGATGCGCGTCTGCTCGAACGATTGCGGGACGAGCATGCCTGTACCGTTCTGGGGGTTGAACGCGATGAAGACGCCTTCGTCCACGCCATTGAACGGGGAGTTCCGATCCTGCAGGCCGACCTGAACCGCGGCCTCGCCACGCTGCCGGGTCAGTGCTTCGATTACGCGGTCCTCAGCCAGACGCTGCAACAGATCGGCAAGCCGCTCGAACTGTTGCACGACATCTTTCGCATCGCACACCGCGCGCTGGTCGTGGTGCCGAACTTTGCACATTGGCGAATTCGACTCCAGGTGACACTGCAAGGCCGCGCGCCTGTCACCGACCATCTCCCTTACGAATGGTACGAATCGCCCAACGTTCACTTTCTGTCGATGCTCGACTTTCGCGAACTGGCCCAGCGCGGCAACTTTCGCATCGTGAAAGAAATTCCGATTATCGGAGATCGAGCCGTCGATCGCGCGCTGTTCGCCAACCTGCGGGCACACAGCGCGCTGTATGTGCTCGAACGCGCCGCGACTCCGTGA
- the ilvD gene encoding dihydroxy-acid dehydratase, which produces MIQLNKISARITQPRSQGASQAMLYATGMTEADMNKAQVGIASCWYEGNSCNMHLLDLAAKVKEGVKAAGLVGMRFNTIGVSDGISMGTDGMSFSLQSRDLIADSIETVCGAQWYDALLTLPGCDKNMPGCIMALGRLNRPGFMIYGGTIKPGCSKKGDKLDIVSAFQSYGQYLAGAITDEERQEIVRKSCPGAGACGGMYTANTMASAIEAMGMSLPYSSSIPAVDQGKLDECFQAGAAIKHLLEKDIKPRDIMTRDAFENAMVITMALGGSTNAVLHLLAMARSVEVKLTIDDFQRVSDHVPFLADLKPSGKFVMEDLHDVGGTPAVLKYLLEAGFIKGNCLTVTGKTLEENLANVKGLAKGQTVVHDLQHPIKKTGHIRIMRGNVAPDGAVAKITGKEGLVFSGPALCYDREEAMLKGLEDGEIKGGEVIVIRYEGPKGGPGMPEMLTPTSALMGAGLGDKVALITDGRFSGGSHGFIIGHVTPEAQEGGAIALLKNGDKIIIDAESNEINVDVPAAELAKRRAGWTAPPYPATRGTLYKYIKNVKSASEGCVTDE; this is translated from the coding sequence ATGATCCAGCTCAACAAGATTTCCGCCCGTATTACCCAGCCCCGTTCGCAGGGGGCCTCTCAGGCGATGCTGTACGCCACCGGCATGACCGAAGCGGACATGAACAAGGCCCAGGTGGGGATCGCCAGTTGCTGGTACGAAGGCAATTCGTGCAACATGCACCTGCTCGATCTCGCGGCGAAGGTCAAAGAAGGGGTCAAGGCGGCCGGACTGGTGGGCATGCGGTTCAACACCATCGGCGTCAGCGACGGCATCTCGATGGGAACCGACGGCATGAGCTTCTCGCTCCAGTCGCGCGACCTGATTGCTGACTCGATCGAAACCGTCTGCGGCGCACAGTGGTACGACGCCCTGCTCACGCTCCCTGGCTGCGACAAGAACATGCCCGGCTGCATCATGGCTCTCGGCCGTCTGAACCGGCCCGGCTTCATGATCTATGGCGGAACGATCAAGCCGGGCTGCAGTAAAAAAGGGGACAAGCTCGACATCGTCTCGGCATTTCAATCTTACGGGCAGTATCTCGCAGGCGCGATTACCGACGAAGAACGCCAGGAGATCGTGCGGAAGTCGTGTCCGGGCGCTGGTGCCTGTGGCGGGATGTACACAGCCAACACGATGGCCAGCGCGATCGAGGCGATGGGGATGTCTCTTCCGTATTCGTCATCGATTCCTGCCGTCGATCAGGGGAAGCTGGATGAATGCTTCCAGGCAGGCGCGGCGATCAAGCACCTGCTCGAGAAGGACATCAAGCCTCGTGATATCATGACTCGCGATGCTTTCGAAAACGCCATGGTCATTACGATGGCGCTGGGCGGCTCGACGAACGCGGTGCTCCATCTCCTCGCCATGGCCCGTAGCGTCGAAGTGAAGTTGACGATCGACGACTTCCAGCGGGTCTCGGATCACGTCCCGTTCCTCGCCGACCTGAAGCCATCAGGCAAGTTCGTGATGGAAGACCTGCACGACGTGGGGGGAACTCCCGCCGTGCTGAAGTACCTGCTCGAAGCCGGCTTCATCAAGGGGAACTGCCTGACGGTGACCGGCAAGACGCTGGAAGAGAACCTGGCGAACGTGAAAGGTCTCGCGAAAGGGCAGACCGTCGTTCACGACCTGCAGCATCCGATCAAGAAGACCGGGCACATCCGCATCATGCGCGGGAACGTGGCGCCGGACGGTGCAGTCGCGAAGATCACCGGCAAGGAGGGACTGGTGTTCTCTGGCCCGGCCCTGTGCTATGACCGCGAAGAAGCGATGCTCAAAGGTCTCGAAGACGGCGAGATCAAGGGGGGCGAAGTGATCGTCATTCGGTACGAAGGCCCCAAGGGGGGACCGGGGATGCCGGAAATGCTCACCCCGACATCGGCGCTGATGGGAGCCGGCTTGGGAGATAAGGTCGCTCTGATTACCGACGGACGTTTCTCAGGCGGTTCGCACGGGTTCATCATCGGGCACGTCACTCCGGAAGCTCAGGAAGGGGGGGCCATCGCCCTGCTGAAGAACGGCGACAAGATCATCATCGATGCCGAAAGCAACGAGATCAATGTCGACGTTCCGGCCGCCGAACTCGCCAAACGCCGCGCCGGCTGGACCGCCCCGCCGTATCCGGCGACCCGAGGGACGCTGTACAAGTACATCAAGAACGTGAAGAGCGCGAGCGAAGGCTGCGTGACGGACGAGTAA
- the metX gene encoding homoserine O-acetyltransferase MetX, with protein MAAEVATIPECVLPEPGCVQRQYATLFDGPSQLVLEGGATIGPLTVAYETYGQLSPRKDNAIYICHALTGDAHVSGRNTPQDRKPGWWDGFVGPGKAIDTDKYFVICSNVLGGCQGTTGPSSVDPATGVPYGPDFPFITIRDIVAVHNALLDYLGIGKVLAVVGGSLGGMQALEWAISRPDRASAIVLLASGPRLSAQGIAFNAVGRRAIYADPLFREGRYYAADEKPRFGLALARMIAHITYLSEQSIELKFGRRLQNGDQFAYDLRAETEFQIESYLHYQGKAFVDRFDANSYLTLTRSMDYFDLTERNGSLANAFSQTQCRFLVVSYTSDWLFPTSQSEEIVRALIEARRHVTFFELTSPYGHDAFLIDSELPKLERLVVPFLGRAYQDTRVGRL; from the coding sequence ATGGCTGCAGAAGTCGCAACAATTCCCGAATGCGTTTTGCCGGAGCCCGGTTGCGTGCAACGTCAGTATGCCACGCTGTTCGACGGCCCCTCTCAGCTCGTTCTCGAAGGGGGAGCGACCATCGGTCCGCTCACCGTCGCCTACGAAACCTACGGGCAGCTTTCTCCCCGTAAAGATAACGCCATCTACATCTGCCATGCGTTGACCGGCGATGCCCATGTCTCCGGCCGCAACACGCCGCAGGATCGCAAACCCGGCTGGTGGGACGGCTTCGTCGGCCCCGGCAAGGCGATCGATACCGACAAATATTTTGTCATCTGCTCGAACGTGCTTGGCGGTTGTCAGGGAACAACCGGTCCCAGTTCTGTCGATCCCGCCACTGGCGTTCCCTACGGACCCGACTTCCCCTTCATCACGATTCGTGACATCGTCGCAGTCCACAACGCACTGCTCGATTATCTGGGAATTGGAAAGGTGCTGGCTGTCGTCGGCGGAAGCCTGGGCGGCATGCAGGCGCTTGAGTGGGCGATCAGCCGGCCTGACCGCGCCAGCGCCATCGTTTTACTCGCATCCGGCCCGCGACTCAGTGCCCAGGGGATTGCCTTCAACGCCGTCGGACGCCGCGCCATCTATGCCGACCCCCTGTTCCGGGAGGGCCGCTACTACGCGGCAGATGAGAAGCCCCGGTTTGGTCTCGCACTGGCGCGGATGATCGCACACATCACTTATCTTTCCGAACAGTCGATCGAACTGAAATTCGGGCGACGACTTCAGAACGGCGACCAGTTCGCCTATGACCTCCGCGCCGAGACCGAATTCCAGATCGAAAGTTATCTGCATTATCAGGGCAAAGCCTTCGTCGACCGCTTCGATGCGAACAGTTACCTCACGCTCACCAGATCGATGGATTACTTCGATCTCACCGAGCGCAACGGGTCGCTGGCGAATGCCTTTTCACAAACACAATGCCGGTTCCTGGTCGTGTCCTATACTTCGGACTGGCTCTTCCCCACGTCGCAGAGCGAAGAAATTGTACGGGCACTAATCGAAGCCAGACGCCACGTCACGTTCTTTGAACTGACGAGCCCCTATGGTCACGACGCATTCCTGATCGACTCCGAACTTCCCAAACTGGAGCGACTGGTCGTCCCGTTCCTGGGCCGAGCCTATCAAGACACTCGCGTCGGTCGACTATGA